CGGCAGAGGCCGCTGATGATCCGGTTGCGGCGGGGGAAGTGCTCGGCCAATGGTTGGGTGCCCAGGGGAAACTCGGAGATGATGCAGCCCGACGCCGCAATCCGGTCGGCCAGTTCCCGGTTCTCCGGCGGATACTGCACATCCACCCCGCAGCCCAGCACCGCAACGGTGACGCCGCCCCCCTGCAGCGCCCCCCGGTGGGCAGCGGTATCAATGCCGCGAGCCAGTCCGGACACCACCCGTACCCCCAGAGCTGCAAGCTGTGCGGAAAGCTGCTCGGCAGCCATCAGCCCGCCCCGGCTTGCCCGCCGGGAGCCGACCACCGCCACCGCCGGCTCCCAGAGTGGAGTCATCCCGCGCAGATACAGTAGCGGCGGCGGATCGCCGATCTCAAACAGGCGACGGGGATAGGCGGCGTCCAGAAAGGTGAGCAGGCGGACTCCCGTGCGTTCCAGCCGTCGGCATTCTTCCTCGGCAAAACGGCGACAGGCGTCGCTGCGAATGGATCCGCAGACTGCCTCACTCATCCCCCGCACCGTAAGCAGCTCAGAAGGTGAAGCGGCAAGGGCCCGCGCCGGCGTCTCAAAGCGCTCCAGCAGGCGCCGGAACAGTACCGGCCCGACTCCATCGGCCGCCCGCAATGCAATCCATGAAAAGGTATCCATGTGGGGACTCCGGAAAAACAAAGGCCGGCAGAAAGCCGGCCGATGGTCGACGCAGCCGGGCCGTCAGCGCGGTGCGCTGATTACCATGTCCGTTTTGAAGATGGCATCGATACTCTTGATGACCAGCGCCGTTGAGGTTCGATTTCCCACGCTGACCACCACCACCGCCCCGACCACTTCATGGGGAAGCTGCACCAGGGACGGATCCACCGCCCCTTTTTCGATCTTCACATCCCGGACGATGTAGAGCAGATTGCCCTCTTCGAGGCCGTGGCTGATCCCGAGGTCCAGATAGACGATGTCACCGGCCGCCAACGCGTTGTTCCCGGTATAGCTTTCCACGATCATACCGCTCAAGGGACGGCCGGATGCCTTCAACGCTATTTCGCGACGCTCCAGATTATGGTAGGGCACCAGCAGGTCGCCCGGGGCAACCTCCCGGAACGACCTGCTGATAATGGCTCGCGAACCGCTCTCCGTCACCCGGGCCAGCTGCAGCGAACCCAACGGCACCACCCGTCTGCCCAGCTTTTCCCCGGTTGTAGGATGATAGACTTCGCTGGAACTGCGCAGGATCGTGTAACGCTCCCCCTCGGTGCCCTGACGGTTGGTACCGATATCGGTGAAAACCGTATCTTCTTCACCAATCAGTACCCGGCCGTGCTGCCCGGCAATGATCACCCCGCTGTGCTGTACTTCCGCTTCCAGCAGTCCCCCTTCGTTGCCCAGCACCGTAAAGGTCCGCTCCTCGACCGCCTCGAGAGGCTGTTCCACAGTCGGCTTCGCTGCAACTGCCTTGGGGGCAACCGCTTCCGTCACCGTTTCCAGCCGGCCGTCCACCACGCGTACCCGCTGACCGGGATAGATCAGGTGGGGGTTGGTGATCTGCCGGTTCTTCGACCAGAGGTCGGGCCAAAACTTGGGATCTTTGAGGAATTGCTCCGACAGCCCCCAGAGGGTATCACCCTTCCTGATGACATAAATTGTGGTGTCATCCGCAGCAGCATGGCCCCCCAGCCCGCAGACCAGCAGCAGCAACAGCAACATGTAACGGGCCATACGCACCTCGCCTGCGCCGGCTACTTCGCCGGAAAGTCTGCGGCCATCATCCGTTCTCTGGCCTTGCTGGCAGCGGGACTGCCGGGGTAACTTCTGATCACGTGCTCAAACGCACTGCGCGCGTCCTCGAACCGTTTCGCGGCCACATGGCTGTACCCGATTTTCAGCAGGGCATCAGCAGCTTTGGGGTGGCGCGGCCAACCGTCAACAACCTTCCTGAATGCGACCAGCGCCTTGGGAATATCGGAGCTGCTGTAGTGACACTCGCCGATCCAGTACCAGGCGTTGGGCACGAACTCACTGGCAGGGGACTCCTGGATGAATTGCTCGAACGCGGGAATGGCGGCGGCGAAACTGTTGGCGCTATAGAGCCCGAATGCCTTGAGATAAGCGGGCGGCGGCCCCCCGTCCCGCGGCTTGACCGCCGGCTCGGGATTCACCAGCTCCACGCGCGGAACCACCGCTGCGCCATCCGCCTGAATCCGCGGCTGCTGTGACGGGCCGGCCTCTCGCAGTGCACGCAGTTCGGCGTCGCGGGCAGCTTCTCGCTGCTCAAGGGATGCCAGACGTCCGGCCAGTTCGCCCAGTCGCCCTTCCACCCCCCCCAGGACCTGAAAAAGGTGCTCGACCCGCGCCTCCGTCTCGCTCTGACGTTTGACTACCAGGTCATTTGCTCCGCAGCCCCCCAGCAGCACTCCCCCTGCCAGCAGCAGCCCCAACATCGTCGGACACCGCATAATCACTCCATTTTTTGCGTTCTTTCGTGTTATTAACGCCAGAAAATCCGCTTTGTCAAGCGAAAGTCAGGGAATTACACTCCGCGTTTGCATGGGGGGCTCCCCCTGTGGTAGCATGCCCCATTTAACCACTGCCCCCTGACGGACGGAGCTTGCGACCCCGTGAAAAAGCCCGAGCTGCTGGCCCCGGCCGGCACCATGGAAAAACTGGACTATGCCATCAGGTACGGCGCCGACGCCGTCTACCTGGGGGGGCCGGCCTTCGGTCTGCGCACCAGTGCCGGCAATTTTTCCCTGCCGGAACTGGCACGAGCGCTGCGCAGGTGCCACGACAGCGGGGTCCGCTGTTACCTGACCGTCAACAGCTATGCTCCAGACAGCTCCCTGGCGCAGCTTGAGCAGTACCTGCAGTACCTGGCCGACCTCCCGTTCGATGCTTACATCATCAGTGATCCCGGCGTGCTGCGCATGGTGCGTCGCATTTCTCCGGAACGGGAGCTGCACCTTTCCACCCAGGCCAACACCATCAACCACGAAGCGGCCCTGTTCTGGCAGGACCAAGGGATAAGCCGCATCAACCTCGCCCGGGAGATGACCCTTGCGGACATCAGTACCACCGCCGCAGCACTGACCATTCCCTGCGAGGTATTCGTACACGGCGCCCTCTGCATCGCTTACTCCGGCCGCTGCCTGCTCTCCAGCGCCATGACCGGCCGTAGCGCCAACCAGGGGGCCTGCACTCAGCCCTGTCGCTGGAAATACGCCCTGGTTGAGGAGACCCGGCCGGGAGAATATTACCCGGTCGTGGAAGAGAACAATACCACCCTTGTTTTCAACTCCCGCGACCTCTGCCTGCTGGAGCAGCTGCCGGAGCTGCTCCGGGCCGGCGTCGGCGCCCTCAAGATCGAAGGGCGCATGAAGGGGATTCACTACCTGGCCGGCGTGCTGCGGGTCTATCGTGCCGCCCTTGATGCACTTTGCGCCGATCCGGACACCTGGCATCCCGACCCGGCCTGGCTGGAGGAGCTGAACTCCCTGAGCCACCGGGGCTATACCACTGGCTTTCTGTTCGGTGACCCCCGCGCGGTGGGGCAGTCCTACCAGGGCGGTTACCAGCGCAGCCACCAACTGGTCGCTTCGGTCGAAGGCAGAAATGACAGCGGGGATGGTGTTGTACTGGTCAGAAACCGTTTCCATGCCGGAGATCGCCTGGAGCTGATCGGTCCGGCAATGAAGCGGGCGACGGTGACCGCAGCCCCGCTTCGTGCGCTTGATCCGGAGACCGCCGTCCAGGTGCTCGACACCGTCCATCCCAACATGCGGGTGCTGATACCGCTGCCGCCGGAGGCCGCGGCCGGTGACCTGCTCCGCCTGGCGGCAGGTAGTTCTTTTTGAGGAGCGGCAACCCATGGCACCACTATCCTCCGCACATTCACTGCAATCCACCGCCCCCTGGCTCCGAGATCTGCTGATCCTGGCCGTTCTGTTCGGATTTCTGTTTTGCTTCAGTCTGGGCGCCGCTCCCTTGATCGATCCCGATGAGGGACGGTATGCGGAAATCCCTCGTGAAATGCTCGAACGGGGCGATCTGATCACCCCCATGCTCAACTATGTCAAGTATTTCGAGAAACCTCCCCTGCTCTACTGGCTGAATGCCGGCTCCCTGAAGCTGTTCGGACAGAACGAATTCGCCGCCCGGCTGCCTTCGGCTTTGTCCGGACTGTTGACCGTGCTGCTCACCTATTGGGCCGGCTGCCGCCTTCTCGGTCGCCAGACCGGCCTGCTGGCCGCCTTTATACTCGGCTCAACTGCCGGCTTTCTGTTCCAGTCCCGCATCATTCTCACCGACATGTTGCTAACCCTGTGCCTGTCCTCGGCCCTCTTCTGCTTTGCCTTGGGGGTCTACGGTCGGGAGCAGCGCCGGAAGCTCTTTTTCCGGTTGTTTTTCGTCTGCTGCGGCCTGGCGGTACTTGCCAAAGGGTTGATCGGCATCGTGCTGCCGGCAGGCATCATCTTCTGGTACCTGCTCTTGGGACGGCGCTGGCATCTTCTGGCCGAAATTCCCTGGTTTTCTGGGCTACTGCTCTTCCTGCTCGTTACCGCTCCCTGGTTCGTGCTCGTTTCCCTGCAAAACCCCGAGTTTCCCCACTTTTTTTTCATCAGGGAGCATTTCCAGCGTTTCACCTCCACCATTCACCGGCGCAGCCAGCCGGTGTGGTTCTTTCTGCCGATGCTGCTCCTGACCATGCTTCCCTGGTCCTTCTTGCTGCCCGGGAGCTTGGCAAAGGCCTGGCGGGACCGCCACGCCACCCGGGACAGTACGCTCTTTCTCCTGCTTTGGCCGCTGGTGATCATACTGTTCTTTTCGCTCTCCAGCTCAAAATTGATTCCGTATATCCTGCCGGTCTTTCCGCCGCTGGCACTGCTGGTGTCCCACCGCATCAGCGCGGCCTGGAACTCCCGCCGTCCCGACCATACGCCGGCGGTGCTGTTCTTGGGCTCTCTGCTGCTGTGCGTCGGCGGGGCCCTCGCCATCATGCCGCTGCTGGAGTGGCTGCCGCCGTTTCTTCACTCCACCGGGCAGCTTGGCCGCGAACTGGCGACAATGCTCTCCGGCCCCGCTCCGGTGATTACGCTCAGCAAGACCATCGTGCCGGGAGGGCTGTTGGCCGGCACGGGGCTGCTACTCCTTATCGCCGTACGCACCCGTTCCACGGTGGTGGTGGTGGCGCTGCTCTGCTGCTTCGGCATCCTGCTCGAACTGCTGCTCCCCTGGGCCTTTGCCCGCTACGGCGCCGAACGTCTCTCCGCCCGCCCCCTGGCTGCCGCGGCCCTGCGTCATGCCGGACCGGAAACAGTGCTGGCCCAGATCGGTCCGCGCCAGGGAATGAACTTCTACACCGGTCGTCGTCTCGTTACCGTTGGTGATTACGACGAACTGACCTTTGGCAGTCAGCAGGGCGATCACCGCGACTGGTTCATGGATCAGGACCAGTTCCAGCGGCTCTGGCAATCGAACCGTCACGCCCTGATTGTCGTTCCGCGCCACCAGCAGTCGGCCTATCGTCTGGCAAACGGTGCCGATGCGCCCATACTTGCGGATAACGGCTCATTGTTGCTGCTTTCCAACCGCTGAATCCAAAGGAGTCCTGTGCCATGCGTACCACGTTTCTTCCCTTTTCTGCCCCGCTGCTGGGTGAAGAGGAAATTGCCGAAGTAGTCGATTCGCTTCGTTCCGGCTGGCTTACCACCGGCCCCAAGGTGAAGCGGTTTGAAGAGGAGTTCAAGGCATACATCGGTGCCCCCCATGCCGTGCCGCTCAGTTCCGCAACCGCCGGCCTGCACCTGACGCTTCTGGCCCTGAAGATCGGCGCGGGAGATGAAGTCATCACCACCCCCATGACCTTTGCCTCCACCGTGAGCATGATCATGCTCGCAGGGGCCACCCCAGTCCTGGCCGATATCGAGCCCGGTACCCTCAACATTGATGTCGAGCAGGTGCGCAAAAAAATTACCCCTGCGACCCGCGCCATCATTCCCGTCCACTTTGCCGGCCAGCCTTGCGACATGGACCCGCTCTTCAAGCTGGCCAGGGAGCATGGCCTCACGATCATCGAAGATGCTGCCCACGCCGTGGGCACGGAGTACAATGGCCGCAAGGTCGGCACCTTTGACTCGGTTTCCATCTTTTCTTTTCATCCGAACAAGAATATCACCACCGGTGAGGGGGGCATGGTCTGCACGCCGGACGAGGCCCTGGCCGAAGAAATCTCCCTGCTCAAGTTTCACGGCATGAGCCGTGAGGCATGGAAGCGCTTTTCAGCCAGCGGTACCCCCGGCTATGACATCATGCTGCCCGGTTTCAAGTACAACATGATGGATATCCAGGCGGCCATCGGCATTCATCAGCTGCCCCGCCTCGACGGTTTCATCGAGCGGCGGCGGCAGATCGCCGAACAGTACAATCATGCCTTCGGCAGCCTGCCGGAACTGGTACTGCCCCGCTATGCTCCCTATCAGCAGCGTCACGCCTGGCATCTCTATACGCCCCTGGTGAAGACCGAACGACTCTCCATCGACCGTGACGGTTTCATGGCAGAACTGAAGCAGCGTAATATCGGCACCGGTCTGCATTACCGGGCGATCCACCATCACACCTGCTATCGTACCGCCCTGGGGATTGCCGACAGCGAGCTTCCCGTGGCCAGTTATGCCTCGGACCGCATTCTCTCCCTGCCACTCTTCCCCGCCATGACCGATCAGGACGTGCACGACGTGATCGCTGCCGTCACCGAAGTTGTCACCGCTTTCCGGAGCTAGCCATGGCGACGGATACCGTTCACAAGCTGCCCCCGCAGAGTATTGAAGCCGAGATGTCGATCCTGGGCGGCATCCTCATCGACAACGACGCCATCAACCGGGTGCTGGAAATTCTGGAGCCCTCCGACTTTTACCGTGAGGCGCACCGTAAAATATTCGCCGCCATGCTGGAACTTTCCGATCGGCGGGAGCCCTGCGACCTGATCACGCTGACCGACGCCCTCAAGCGGCGGAGCGATCTCGACGCCTGTGGCGGAGCCGGTTACCTGACCACCCTGGTCGATTATGTGCCGACCGCAGCCAACATCGCCTATTATTGCAAGATTGTGAAAGAAAAAGCCCTTTCACGTCGCCTGATTACCGTTGCCACCGACATCGTTACCGCCGGTTACGACGAGCAGGGCGATGTGAACGAAATGCTGGACGGTGCCCAAAAGGCGCTGTTCGAGCTGTCGGAGAACAAGCTGCGTCCCCAGTATTACCCGGTCAAGGCGGTTATCAAGGACGCTTTCCGGATGCTGCAGACGCTGTACGAGAAAAAGGAGCCGATCACCGGCGTGGCAACCGGCTACGTGGACTTGGACCATATGACCGCCGGCTTCCAGCCCGGTGACTTGATCATCATCGCCGCCCGCCCCTCCATGGGAAAGACGACTCTGGCGCTGAATATTGCCAGCCATGCCAGCACCGAGGCACGGGAGCGCACTCCTTCGGTAATATTCTCGCTGGAAATGGGCAAGGAGCAGTTGGTCATGCGGTTCCTCTCCTCCCTGGCCAAGGTCGATGCCGGCAGGATGCGGACCGGCAACTTTCTGGACACCGACTGGCCCCGGATGCAGAAGGCAGCCGACATGCTCTACAAGTCTGACATTTTCATTGACGACACGCCGGCCATCAGCGTGCTGGAACTACGCTCCAAGGCCCGGCGCCTGAAAAGTGAGCACAACATCGGCCTGATTATCGTGGACTACCTGCAGCTGATGCGGGGCGGTCCCAATCCGGAGTCCCGTCAGCAGGAGATTTCCGAGATATCCCGATCACTCAAGGCACTGGCAAAGGAGCTGAACGTGCCGGTGGTGGCCCTGTCCCAGTTGAACCGCAGCCTTGAAAATCGTGGCGACAAACGGCCGATGATGAGCGACCTGCGGGAATCGGGTGCCATTGAACAGGATGCCGACGTGATCATGTTCGTCTACCGCGAGGCGGTGTACTGCGAGCACTGCCGGAAGAAAGACGGCAGTTGCACGGCCGACCACGAGCGTTCGGCGGAGATTATCATCGGTAAACAGCGGAACGGTCCCATCGGCACCGTTGAACTGGCCTTTTTCGGTGAGCACACGCGCTTCGAAAATCTGGCGCGCGGACAACAGCAGTAACCTGCTGGCGTACAAACCGGTTCTGCTTGCTTTTTTGCACTGCCCAGTGCAGTATTCATAAAATATATTTATTAATATGCGTTTAGCGATGATAACGAATGAGCTTTTCAGGGAGGAAAAACCGTATGTTCGGATTTGGTATGCCGGAGCTGATTGTGATTCTGGTGATCGTGCTGGTGGTGTTCGGGGCGGGCCGCCTGCCGGAGATTGGTGCCGCGTTGGGTAAAAGCATTAAAAACTTTAAAAATGCTTCCGATGGGAAGGACGAAATCGAAATCAAGCCCAAGAAGGACGGCGACAAGCAGGCCTGATCGCACGAGGTGCGGCGTCTCTGCAAGGCTGCCGCACCTCGTCGCTTCACTCCTCTCACCCTTCACCCCGTCGGCTGCCCTGCACGCTGTCCCGTCGCGTCATTTCCCGGTCAATCCGGTTCAGGACATCCAGCTTGCGACGCGACCACTCCGGAGCCACCAGTTCGGTACGGCCATCTCCCATCAGCCGATGAATTATGACCTGCGGATCAAGCAACTCCAGGGCATCGCACACCAACCCAATATATTCGTCCCGTTCCAGCAGTGAAACCTTCCCGGCCCGATAGTCGACTTCCAGCTGACTTCCCTTGAGAATGTGGAGATGGTGAAACTTAGCCCCTGAAAACCCCAAGCGGTCGACTTCTCGTACCGATGCCAGCATCTCCTCCCTGCTCTCTCCCGGCAGCCCCAGCACCAAGTGGGCGCAGGTCTGGATACCCCGCTCCCGGCAGCTCTGTACGGCCGATTCCAGGCAGGCGTGGTCATGACCGCGGTTGATGGCTGAAAGTGTCCGATCATGCATGGTCTGCATCCCCAGCTCCAGCCAGAGGTAGGTCCGGGCGTGCAGTTCCGTCAGCAGGTCGAGGGTAGCCGGCGGCAGGCAGTCCGGTCGGGTACCGATGATGAGCCCCACAACCGTCGGGTCGGCCAATGCCTCCTCGTACAGACGCCTGAGTCGATCAGGGTTCTCATAGGTGTTGCTGTAAGCCTGAAAGTACGCGAGAAATTTGGCTGCGCCGTACTTTTGCTGCATTTTCCGCTTGCCGTCAGCCAGCTGCTCTGCGATGGACAGTGCAACCGGCACACCGACAGCAGCAGCCCCCCGGTCGCCGCAGAAAGTGCAGCCGCCGTGGCCTACGCTGCCATCGCGGTTGGGGCAGGTGAAGCCGGCATCCAGGGAGACCCGCTGGATTCGCTGGCCGAACTGTCGCAGCAGTTCGTTATTGAAAGTGGTATAGCGTTTCATGGGCAAAAAAAAGGGAGCGGCATTGCTGCCGCTCCCGGTATCGTGCTCGAATCGTGGGAGCACCGTCAAGGGGAAACTTACCTGCGTACACCCTTGCCGGCAACCTGCATACGGATCAGTGCCCGCTCCAGCGCTGCCTCGTAAATCTTGAAGTTCTTGTCCTCGGGGGACAGTTCCTTCAGCTTTGCCTCGGCGCGCCCCAGGGCAGCCTTGGCCCGCTCCAGGTCAATCTCGTCGGACCGCTCGGCGGTCTCGACCAGAACGATGATCCGATCGTCGCGCACCTCGAAATAGCCCCAGTTCAGTGCCATGCAGGCGGCAACGCCATCTTTCTTGAAGCACAGCTCACCGATTTTCAGCGAGGTCAGGAACGGGGCGTGGCCCGGCAGCACGGAGAACTCTCCGAGTTTGCCGCTGGCGGTAACTTCATCCACCAGTTCGTCCAGCACCTTGCTGTACGGGGTAACGATCTCAAGCTTCAACTTTTCAGCCATGATTGTTCCTCATGCCGGGTCGTGACCGGCAGTGATTGATTAGACAGCAGCCAGCTTCTTGCCCTTCTCGATCGCTTCCTCAATGGTACCGACCATGTAGAAGGCCTGCTCCGGCAGATCGTCGTACTTGCCGTCAACGATCTCCTTGAAGCCCTTGATAGTGTCCTTCAGCTCGACGTAGACGCCCGGGGTGCCGGTGAAGGCTTCGGCAACGTGGAACGGCTGGGAGAGGAAGCGCTGGATCTTCCGGGCACGGGCAACCACCAGCTTATCCTCTTCGGATAGCTCGTCCATACCGAGGATGGCGATGATGTCCTGAAGATCCTTGTACTTCTGCAGCACGTACTGAACCGAGCGGGCCACGGCATAGTGCTCGTCGCCGATGACCTGGGGATCGAGAATCCGCGAGGTGGAGTCCAGGGGGTCCACTGCCGGGTAGATACCCAGCTCGGCGATCTGACGGGAAAGAACCGTGGTGGCGTCCAGGTGGGCAAAGGCGGTAGCCGGTGCCGGGTCGGTCAAGTCGTCGGCCGGAACGTAGATGGCCTGTACCGAGGTGATGGAGCCCTTCTTGGTGGAGGTGATCCGCTCCTGCAGCTCGCCCATCTCGGTGGCCAGGGTCGGCTGGTAACCCACGGCGGAGGGGATACGGCCCAGAAGTGCCGAAACCTCGGAGCCGGCCTGGGTAAAGCGGAAAATGTTGTCAATGAACAGAAGCACATCCTGGTTCTCTTCATCACGGAAGTACTCGGCGATGGAGAGGGCAGTCAGGGCAACCCGGGCGCGGGCGCCGGGAGGCTCGTTCATCTGGCCGTACACCAAGGCTGCCTTGTCGATAACGCCGGAGTCCTTCATTTCGTGCCAGAGGTCGTTTCCTTCACGGGTCCGCTCACCGACGCCGGCGAATACGGAGAAACCACCGTGCTGCTTGGCGATGTTGTTGATCAGCTCCATGATCAGAACGGTCTTGCCGACGCCGGCGCCGCCGAACAGGCCGATCTTGCCACCCCGTGCATAGGGAGCCAACAAGTCCACAACCTTGATGCCGGTGGTGAAAGCTTCAACCTTGGTGGACTGGTCCTCGAAGGCAGGAGCGTCACGGTGAATTTCGTATTCCTTCTCGTTGCCGACCGGACCCATTTCGTCCACCGGCTCACCGATAACGTTGATGATCCGGCCCAGGGTCTTGCGGCCCACCGGTGCACAGATCTGCTTGCCGGTATCGACAACGGTCTGGCCGCGCTTGAGACCATCGGTGGAGTCCATGGCGATGGTACGGACCGCGTTCTCGCCCAGATGCTGGGCAACTTCCAGCACCAGGTTGTACTCACGCTCGTCGATGGCGGGGTTGGTGACCCGCAGGGCGTTGTAAATCGGCGGCAGCTTGCCGGGCTCGAATTCGACGTCCACAA
The window above is part of the Trichlorobacter ammonificans genome. Proteins encoded here:
- a CDS encoding DegT/DnrJ/EryC1/StrS family aminotransferase, with the protein product MRTTFLPFSAPLLGEEEIAEVVDSLRSGWLTTGPKVKRFEEEFKAYIGAPHAVPLSSATAGLHLTLLALKIGAGDEVITTPMTFASTVSMIMLAGATPVLADIEPGTLNIDVEQVRKKITPATRAIIPVHFAGQPCDMDPLFKLAREHGLTIIEDAAHAVGTEYNGRKVGTFDSVSIFSFHPNKNITTGEGGMVCTPDEALAEEISLLKFHGMSREAWKRFSASGTPGYDIMLPGFKYNMMDIQAAIGIHQLPRLDGFIERRRQIAEQYNHAFGSLPELVLPRYAPYQQRHAWHLYTPLVKTERLSIDRDGFMAELKQRNIGTGLHYRAIHHHTCYRTALGIADSELPVASYASDRILSLPLFPAMTDQDVHDVIAAVTEVVTAFRS
- a CDS encoding twin-arginine translocase TatA/TatE family subunit yields the protein MFGFGMPELIVILVIVLVVFGAGRLPEIGAALGKSIKNFKNASDGKDEIEIKPKKDGDKQA
- a CDS encoding F0F1 ATP synthase subunit epsilon; this encodes MAEKLKLEIVTPYSKVLDELVDEVTASGKLGEFSVLPGHAPFLTSLKIGELCFKKDGVAACMALNWGYFEVRDDRIIVLVETAERSDEIDLERAKAALGRAEAKLKELSPEDKNFKIYEAALERALIRMQVAGKGVRR
- a CDS encoding TIGR01212 family radical SAM protein (This family includes YhcC from E. coli K-12, an uncharacterized radical SAM protein.), with protein sequence MLPRFEHDTGSGSNAAPFFLPMKRYTTFNNELLRQFGQRIQRVSLDAGFTCPNRDGSVGHGGCTFCGDRGAAAVGVPVALSIAEQLADGKRKMQQKYGAAKFLAYFQAYSNTYENPDRLRRLYEEALADPTVVGLIIGTRPDCLPPATLDLLTELHARTYLWLELGMQTMHDRTLSAINRGHDHACLESAVQSCRERGIQTCAHLVLGLPGESREEMLASVREVDRLGFSGAKFHHLHILKGSQLEVDYRAGKVSLLERDEYIGLVCDALELLDPQVIIHRLMGDGRTELVAPEWSRRKLDVLNRIDREMTRRDSVQGSRRGEG
- the ybgF gene encoding tol-pal system protein YbgF, which codes for MRCPTMLGLLLAGGVLLGGCGANDLVVKRQSETEARVEHLFQVLGGVEGRLGELAGRLASLEQREAARDAELRALREAGPSQQPRIQADGAAVVPRVELVNPEPAVKPRDGGPPPAYLKAFGLYSANSFAAAIPAFEQFIQESPASEFVPNAWYWIGECHYSSSDIPKALVAFRKVVDGWPRHPKAADALLKIGYSHVAAKRFEDARSAFEHVIRSYPGSPAASKARERMMAADFPAK
- a CDS encoding LysM peptidoglycan-binding domain-containing protein; this translates as MARYMLLLLLLVCGLGGHAAADDTTIYVIRKGDTLWGLSEQFLKDPKFWPDLWSKNRQITNPHLIYPGQRVRVVDGRLETVTEAVAPKAVAAKPTVEQPLEAVEERTFTVLGNEGGLLEAEVQHSGVIIAGQHGRVLIGEEDTVFTDIGTNRQGTEGERYTILRSSSEVYHPTTGEKLGRRVVPLGSLQLARVTESGSRAIISRSFREVAPGDLLVPYHNLERREIALKASGRPLSGMIVESYTGNNALAAGDIVYLDLGISHGLEEGNLLYIVRDVKIEKGAVDPSLVQLPHEVVGAVVVVSVGNRTSTALVIKSIDAIFKTDMVISAPR
- a CDS encoding glycosyltransferase family 39 protein, coding for MAPLSSAHSLQSTAPWLRDLLILAVLFGFLFCFSLGAAPLIDPDEGRYAEIPREMLERGDLITPMLNYVKYFEKPPLLYWLNAGSLKLFGQNEFAARLPSALSGLLTVLLTYWAGCRLLGRQTGLLAAFILGSTAGFLFQSRIILTDMLLTLCLSSALFCFALGVYGREQRRKLFFRLFFVCCGLAVLAKGLIGIVLPAGIIFWYLLLGRRWHLLAEIPWFSGLLLFLLVTAPWFVLVSLQNPEFPHFFFIREHFQRFTSTIHRRSQPVWFFLPMLLLTMLPWSFLLPGSLAKAWRDRHATRDSTLFLLLWPLVIILFFSLSSSKLIPYILPVFPPLALLVSHRISAAWNSRRPDHTPAVLFLGSLLLCVGGALAIMPLLEWLPPFLHSTGQLGRELATMLSGPAPVITLSKTIVPGGLLAGTGLLLLIAVRTRSTVVVVALLCCFGILLELLLPWAFARYGAERLSARPLAAAALRHAGPETVLAQIGPRQGMNFYTGRRLVTVGDYDELTFGSQQGDHRDWFMDQDQFQRLWQSNRHALIVVPRHQQSAYRLANGADAPILADNGSLLLLSNR
- a CDS encoding peptidase U32 family protein — encoded protein: MKKPELLAPAGTMEKLDYAIRYGADAVYLGGPAFGLRTSAGNFSLPELARALRRCHDSGVRCYLTVNSYAPDSSLAQLEQYLQYLADLPFDAYIISDPGVLRMVRRISPERELHLSTQANTINHEAALFWQDQGISRINLAREMTLADISTTAAALTIPCEVFVHGALCIAYSGRCLLSSAMTGRSANQGACTQPCRWKYALVEETRPGEYYPVVEENNTTLVFNSRDLCLLEQLPELLRAGVGALKIEGRMKGIHYLAGVLRVYRAALDALCADPDTWHPDPAWLEELNSLSHRGYTTGFLFGDPRAVGQSYQGGYQRSHQLVASVEGRNDSGDGVVLVRNRFHAGDRLELIGPAMKRATVTAAPLRALDPETAVQVLDTVHPNMRVLIPLPPEAAAGDLLRLAAGSSF
- the atpD gene encoding F0F1 ATP synthase subunit beta, giving the protein MSQNTGKITQVIGAVVDVEFEPGKLPPIYNALRVTNPAIDEREYNLVLEVAQHLGENAVRTIAMDSTDGLKRGQTVVDTGKQICAPVGRKTLGRIINVIGEPVDEMGPVGNEKEYEIHRDAPAFEDQSTKVEAFTTGIKVVDLLAPYARGGKIGLFGGAGVGKTVLIMELINNIAKQHGGFSVFAGVGERTREGNDLWHEMKDSGVIDKAALVYGQMNEPPGARARVALTALSIAEYFRDEENQDVLLFIDNIFRFTQAGSEVSALLGRIPSAVGYQPTLATEMGELQERITSTKKGSITSVQAIYVPADDLTDPAPATAFAHLDATTVLSRQIAELGIYPAVDPLDSTSRILDPQVIGDEHYAVARSVQYVLQKYKDLQDIIAILGMDELSEEDKLVVARARKIQRFLSQPFHVAEAFTGTPGVYVELKDTIKGFKEIVDGKYDDLPEQAFYMVGTIEEAIEKGKKLAAV
- the dnaB gene encoding replicative DNA helicase; the protein is MATDTVHKLPPQSIEAEMSILGGILIDNDAINRVLEILEPSDFYREAHRKIFAAMLELSDRREPCDLITLTDALKRRSDLDACGGAGYLTTLVDYVPTAANIAYYCKIVKEKALSRRLITVATDIVTAGYDEQGDVNEMLDGAQKALFELSENKLRPQYYPVKAVIKDAFRMLQTLYEKKEPITGVATGYVDLDHMTAGFQPGDLIIIAARPSMGKTTLALNIASHASTEARERTPSVIFSLEMGKEQLVMRFLSSLAKVDAGRMRTGNFLDTDWPRMQKAADMLYKSDIFIDDTPAISVLELRSKARRLKSEHNIGLIIVDYLQLMRGGPNPESRQQEISEISRSLKALAKELNVPVVALSQLNRSLENRGDKRPMMSDLRESGAIEQDADVIMFVYREAVYCEHCRKKDGSCTADHERSAEIIIGKQRNGPIGTVELAFFGEHTRFENLARGQQQ
- the dprA gene encoding DNA-processing protein DprA, whose protein sequence is MDTFSWIALRAADGVGPVLFRRLLERFETPARALAASPSELLTVRGMSEAVCGSIRSDACRRFAEEECRRLERTGVRLLTFLDAAYPRRLFEIGDPPPLLYLRGMTPLWEPAVAVVGSRRASRGGLMAAEQLSAQLAALGVRVVSGLARGIDTAAHRGALQGGGVTVAVLGCGVDVQYPPENRELADRIAASGCIISEFPLGTQPLAEHFPRRNRIISGLCRGVLVVEAAEQSGSLITARYALDQGREVMAVPGPINTRSCRGSNRLIKQGAQLVDCVEDILDALALGPLPVGGQASLFSDASQGVPSSLTPREAALYELVAQGPRHLDEITAALELTAGEVSAMVLGLELKGLLVQLPGSFYSIA